From a single Rhinolophus ferrumequinum isolate MPI-CBG mRhiFer1 chromosome 15, mRhiFer1_v1.p, whole genome shotgun sequence genomic region:
- the LOC117034881 gene encoding leukocyte immunoglobulin-like receptor subfamily B member 5 isoform X1 codes for MKYWNICTSVFKLSVFPLQGSGRAGGPNLPGLGLSLLTSPERLISNLMQGPQTQSPRTEACRTDAAMKDPQPEEAMKLDPQNRHNKDPQGVTYDQVNLSRSRFRRGVATPPSPLSGGLLDTKDRHAEEDRPMDSQAASSDDPQDVTYAQLSHLTLKRETSAPPSSPSEEPADEPSMYAALAIH; via the exons aTGAAATATTGGAACATATGCACAAGTGTGTTTAAGCTTTCCGTCTTTCCTCTGCAGGGCTCAGGGAGGGCGGGTGGTCCTAACCTCCCAGGGCTGGGACTGTCCCTCTTGACCAGCCCAGAGAGGCTCATTTCCAACCTCATGCAGGGGCCGCAGACCCAGAGCCCAAGGACAGAGGCCTGCAGAACAG ATGCTGCCATGAAGGACCCACAGCCTGAGGAGGCCATGAAGCTGGACCCCCAG AACAGGCACAATAAAGACCCCCAGGGAGTGACGTATGACCAGGTGAACCTCTCAAGATCAAGATTCAGGCGGGGAGTGGCCACCCCTCCTTCTCCCCTGTCAGGGGGGTTGCTGGACACGAAGGACAGACACGCAGAAGAGGACAGGCCGATGGACAGTCAG GCTGCATCATCTGATGACCCCCAGGATGTGACCTACGCCCAGCTCAGCCACTTGACCCTCAAACGGGAGACAAGTGCACCCCCTTCTTCCCCGTCAGAGGAGCCCGCAGATGAGCCCAGCATGTACGCTGCTCTGGCCATCCACTAG
- the LOC117034881 gene encoding leukocyte immunoglobulin-like receptor subfamily B member 4 isoform X2 → MKDPQPEEAMKLDPQQNRHNKDPQGVTYDQVNLSRSRFRRGVATPPSPLSGGLLDTKDRHAEEDRPMDSQAASSDDPQDVTYAQLSHLTLKRETSAPPSSPSEEPADEPSMYAALAIH, encoded by the exons ATGAAGGACCCACAGCCTGAGGAGGCCATGAAGCTGGACCCCCAG CAGAACAGGCACAATAAAGACCCCCAGGGAGTGACGTATGACCAGGTGAACCTCTCAAGATCAAGATTCAGGCGGGGAGTGGCCACCCCTCCTTCTCCCCTGTCAGGGGGGTTGCTGGACACGAAGGACAGACACGCAGAAGAGGACAGGCCGATGGACAGTCAG GCTGCATCATCTGATGACCCCCAGGATGTGACCTACGCCCAGCTCAGCCACTTGACCCTCAAACGGGAGACAAGTGCACCCCCTTCTTCCCCGTCAGAGGAGCCCGCAGATGAGCCCAGCATGTACGCTGCTCTGGCCATCCACTAG
- the LOC117034881 gene encoding leukocyte immunoglobulin-like receptor subfamily B member 4 isoform X3, whose product MKDPQPEEAMKLDPQNRHNKDPQGVTYDQVNLSRSRFRRGVATPPSPLSGGLLDTKDRHAEEDRPMDSQAASSDDPQDVTYAQLSHLTLKRETSAPPSSPSEEPADEPSMYAALAIH is encoded by the exons ATGAAGGACCCACAGCCTGAGGAGGCCATGAAGCTGGACCCCCAG AACAGGCACAATAAAGACCCCCAGGGAGTGACGTATGACCAGGTGAACCTCTCAAGATCAAGATTCAGGCGGGGAGTGGCCACCCCTCCTTCTCCCCTGTCAGGGGGGTTGCTGGACACGAAGGACAGACACGCAGAAGAGGACAGGCCGATGGACAGTCAG GCTGCATCATCTGATGACCCCCAGGATGTGACCTACGCCCAGCTCAGCCACTTGACCCTCAAACGGGAGACAAGTGCACCCCCTTCTTCCCCGTCAGAGGAGCCCGCAGATGAGCCCAGCATGTACGCTGCTCTGGCCATCCACTAG